A part of Antennarius striatus isolate MH-2024 chromosome 21, ASM4005453v1, whole genome shotgun sequence genomic DNA contains:
- the LOC137588276 gene encoding ATP-citrate synthase isoform X3 — translation MSAKAISEQTGKEFLFKHLCTSAALQNRFRYANVSADTDWARLTQEHPWLLTERLVVKPDQLIKRRGKLGLVGVDLDLQGVREWLKSRLMKETTVGKAKGVLRNFLVEPFVPHTQEEEYYVCIYATREGDHVLFHHEGGVDIGDVDAKAQRLMVAVDDKLREDQVREELLTHVPEDKKEVLSSFLVGLFNLYEDLYFTYLEINPLVVNKDGVYVLDMAAKIDATADYICKAKWGDVEFPPPFGREAYPEEAYIADLDAKSGASLKLTLLNPRGRIWTMVAGGGASVVYSDTICDLGGVDELANYGEYSGAPSEQQTYDYAKTILSLMTREKHPQGKVLIVGGSIANFTNVAATFKGIVRAIKDYQGPLKEHEVTIFVRRGGPNYQEGLRVMGEVGKTTGIPIHVFGTETHMTAIVGMALGHRPIPNQPPMDAHTANFLLNASSGPMTPAATRTASFSEPRSPTEVSPAKKPKAGPPPEVGASPGCSGAKATTLFRKQTKAIIWGMQTRAVQGMMDFDYVCSRDEPSVAAMVYPFTGDHKQKFYWGHKEILLPVYKNMADATKKHPEVDVLISFASLRSAFDSTMEAMQFPQIRTISIIAEGIPEAQTRKMIKVADEKGVTIIGPATVGGIKPGCFKIGNTGGMLDNILASKLYRPGSVAYVSRSGGMSNELNNIISRTTDGVYEGVAIGGDRYPGSTFMDHVLRYQDTPGVEMIVVLGEIGGTEEYRICQGIIEGRITKPVVCWCIGTCATMFSSEVQFGHAGACANQASETALAKNQALRDAGAYVPKSFDELGNVIRTVYDELVANGTIVPAQEVPPPTVPMDYSWARELGLIRKPASFMTSICDERGQELIYAGMPITEVFKEEMGLGGVLGLLWFQRRLPRYACQFIEMCLMVTADHGPAVSGAHNTIVCARAGKDLISSLTSGLLTIGDRFGGALDAAAKQFSKAFDSGMLPMEFVNKMKKDGKLIMGIGHRVKSVNNPDMRVQILKDFVKQHFTSTQLLDYALDVEKITTSKKPNLILNVDGFIGVAFVDLLRTCGGFTRDEADEFVEIGALNGIFVLGRSMGFIGHYLDQKRLKQGLYRHPWDDISYVLPEHMSM, via the exons ATGTCGGCGAAAGCCATCTCCGAGCAGACAGGAAAGGAGTTCCTGTTTAAGCACCTCTGCACCTCGGCGGCCCTGCAGAACCGCTTCCGGTATGCCAACGTCAGCGCCGACACAGACTGGGCCCGCCTCACCCAGGAGCACCCCTGGCTCTTGACGGAG CGGCTCGTGGTGAAGCCAGATCAACTCATCAAGCGTCGAGGGAAGCTTGGCCTGGTGGGCGTCGACCTGGACCTGCAAGGCGTCAGAGAATGGCTGAAGTCCCGCCTCATGAAAGAGACCACT GTGGGAAAGGCTAAAGGTGTGCTGAGGAACTTCCTCGTCGAGCCTTTtgttccacacacacag gaggaggagtattatgtgtgtatttatgctACGCGTGAGGGCGACCATGTGCTCTTCCATCACGAGGGGGGAGTGGACATCGGAGACGTGGACGCCAAGGCCCAGAGGCTGATGGTAGCCGTGGACGACAAGCTGAGGGAGGACCAAGTCAGAGAGGAGCTCCTCACACACGTTCCTGAAGACAAGAAGGA AGTCCTGTCCAGTTTCTTAGTGGGTCTCTTCAACTTGTACGAGGATCTGTACTTCACCTACCTTGAGATTAATCCTTTAG TTGTCAACAAAGATGGAGTGTATGTTCTCGACATGGCAGCCAAGATCGACGCCACCGCCGATTACATCTGCAAGGCTAAGTGGGGAGACGTGGAGTTTCCTCCGCCCTTCGGCAGAGAAGCGTATCCAGAG GAGGCGTACATCGCCGATCTGGATGCTAAGAGCGGCGCCAGCCTGAAGCTGACCCTGCTGAACCCTCGTGGAAGGATCTGGACCATGGTGGCTGGGGGAGGAGCTTCAGTGGTCTACAG CGACACCATCTGTGACCTGGGTGGGGTGGACGAGCTGGCCAACTACGGCGAGTACTCCGGGGCGCCCAGCGAGCAGCAGACCTACGACTACGCCAAGACCATTCTGTCTCTCATGACCCGGGAGAAACACCCTCAGG GGAAGGTGCTGATCGTCGGGGGGAGCATTGCCAACTTCACCAACGTAGCAGCGACATTCAAG gGCATCGTCAGGGCCATCAAAGACTATCAGGGTCCCCTGAAGGAGCACGAGGTCACCATCTTTGTCCGCCGTGGGGGGCCCAACTACCAGGAGGGgttgagggtgatgggggaagTCG GTAAGACCACCGGGATCCCCATCCACGTCTTCGGCACAGAGACCCACATGACGGCCATCGTCGGCATGGCGCTGGGCCACCGGCCAATCCCGAACCAGCCCCCGATGGACGCGCACACCGCCAACTTCCTGCTCAATGCCAGCAGCGGTCCAATG actccAGCTGCCACCAGGACCGCCTCCTTCTCTGAACCCAGGAGTCCCACTGAGGTCTCCCCCGCCAAAAAACCCAAAGCAGGCCCTCCACCAG AGGTGGGGGCCTCTCCAGGCTGCAGCGGAG CCAAAGCCACCACGCTGTTCAGGAAGCAAACCAAGGCCATCATCTGGGGCATGCAGACCCGCGCCGTCCAGGGAATGATGGACTTCGACTACGTGTGTTCTCGGGACGAGCCCTCTGTGGCCGCCATGGTCTACCCCTTCAC TGGCGATCACAAGCAGAAGTTCTACTGGGGCCACAAGGAGATCCTGCTGCCGGTCTACAAGAACATGGCCGACGCCACGAAGAAGCACCCGGAGGTGGACGTCCTGATCAGCTTTGCTTCGTTACGCTCAGCCTTTGACAGCACGATGGAGGCCATGCAGTTCCCTCAG ATCCGCACCATCTCCATCATCGCTGAGGGCATCCCTGAAGCTCAGACCAGGAAGATGATCAAGGTGGCTGACGAGAAAGGCGTGACCATCATCGGCCCTGCGACC GTCGGAGGCATCAAGCCGGGCTGCTTTAAGATCGGTAACACCGGCGGCATGCTGGACAACATCCTGGCCTCCAAGCTGTATCGTCCCGGTAGCGTGGCGTATGTGTCGCGCTCGGGGGGCATGTCCAATGAGCTGAACAACATCATCTCCCGCACCACGGATGGCGTCTATGAGGGCGTGGCCATCGGCGGCGACAG GTATCCTGGCTCCACCTTCATGGACCACGTCCTGCGGTACCAGGACACGCCAGGGGTTGAGATGATCGTGGTGCTGGGAGAG ATTGGAGGCACAGAGGAATACAGGATCTGTCAGGGCATCATCGAGGGCAGGATCACCAAACCTGTGGTGTGCTGGTGCATCGGGACCTGTGCCACCATGTTCTCCTCTgag GTCCAGTTCGGTCACGCCGGCGCCTGTGCCAACCAGGCCTCTGAGACGGCGCTGGCCAAGAACCAGGCCCTGAGGGACGCGGGGGCTTACGTACCCAAGAGCTTTGATGAGCTGGGAAACGTCATCAG AACTGTTTACGATGAACTGGTGGCCAACGGTACCATCGTTCCTGCCCAGGAGGTGCCTCCCCCAACGGTACCGATGGATTACTCCTGGGCCAGG GAGCTGGGTCTGATCCGTAAACCGGCGTCCTTCATGACCAGCATCTGTGACGAGCGAGGCCAGGAGCTGATCTACGCTGGGATGCCCATCACAGAGGTCTTCAAGGAGGAGATGGGTTTGGGGGGCGTGCTGGGTCTGCTCTGGTTCCAGCGCAG GCTGCCGCGCTACGCCTGCCAGTTCATCGAGATGTGTCTGATGGTGACCGCCGACCACGGGCCGGCCGTCTCCGGCGCTCACAACACCATCGTCTGCGCTCGAGCGGGAAAAGACCTCATCTCCAGCCTCACCTCCGGCCTGCTCACCATC GGCGACCGCTTCGGAGGTGCTCTGGACGCCGCTGCCAAGCAGTTCAGCAAGGCGTTCGACAGCGGCATGCTCCCGATGGAGTTCGTCAACAAGATGAAGAAGGACGGCAAGCTGATCATGGGCATCGGCCACAGGGTCAAGTCG GTCAACAACCCCGACATGCGTGTGCAGATCCTGAAGGACTTTGTGAAGCAGCATTTCACCTCCACCCAGCTGCTGGACTACGCCCTGGACGTTGAGAAGATCACCACCTCCAAG AAACCCAACCTGATCCTCAACGTGGACGGGTTCATTGGCGTTGCCTTCGTGGACCTGCTCAGGACGTGTGGCGGCTTCACGCG AGACGAGGCGG
- the LOC137588276 gene encoding ATP-citrate synthase isoform X4, translating into MSAKAISEQTGKEFLFKHLCTSAALQNRFRYANVSADTDWARLTQEHPWLLTERLVVKPDQLIKRRGKLGLVGVDLDLQGVREWLKSRLMKETTVGKAKGVLRNFLVEPFVPHTQEEEYYVCIYATREGDHVLFHHEGGVDIGDVDAKAQRLMVAVDDKLREDQVREELLTHVPEDKKEVLSSFLVGLFNLYEDLYFTYLEINPLVVNKDGVYVLDMAAKIDATADYICKAKWGDVEFPPPFGREAYPEEAYIADLDAKSGASLKLTLLNPRGRIWTMVAGGGASVVYSDTICDLGGVDELANYGEYSGAPSEQQTYDYAKTILSLMTREKHPQGKVLIVGGSIANFTNVAATFKGIVRAIKDYQGPLKEHEVTIFVRRGGPNYQEGLRVMGEVGKTTGIPIHVFGTETHMTAIVGMALGHRPIPNQPPMDAHTANFLLNASSGPMTPAATRTASFSEPRSPTEVSPAKKPKAGPPPAKATTLFRKQTKAIIWGMQTRAVQGMMDFDYVCSRDEPSVAAMVYPFTGDHKQKFYWGHKEILLPVYKNMADATKKHPEVDVLISFASLRSAFDSTMEAMQFPQIRTISIIAEGIPEAQTRKMIKVADEKGVTIIGPATVGGIKPGCFKIGNTGGMLDNILASKLYRPGSVAYVSRSGGMSNELNNIISRTTDGVYEGVAIGGDRYPGSTFMDHVLRYQDTPGVEMIVVLGEIGGTEEYRICQGIIEGRITKPVVCWCIGTCATMFSSEVQFGHAGACANQASETALAKNQALRDAGAYVPKSFDELGNVIRTVYDELVANGTIVPAQEVPPPTVPMDYSWARELGLIRKPASFMTSICDERGQELIYAGMPITEVFKEEMGLGGVLGLLWFQRRLPRYACQFIEMCLMVTADHGPAVSGAHNTIVCARAGKDLISSLTSGLLTIGDRFGGALDAAAKQFSKAFDSGMLPMEFVNKMKKDGKLIMGIGHRVKSVNNPDMRVQILKDFVKQHFTSTQLLDYALDVEKITTSKKPNLILNVDGFIGVAFVDLLRTCGGFTRDEADEFVEIGALNGIFVLGRSMGFIGHYLDQKRLKQGLYRHPWDDISYVLPEHMSM; encoded by the exons ATGTCGGCGAAAGCCATCTCCGAGCAGACAGGAAAGGAGTTCCTGTTTAAGCACCTCTGCACCTCGGCGGCCCTGCAGAACCGCTTCCGGTATGCCAACGTCAGCGCCGACACAGACTGGGCCCGCCTCACCCAGGAGCACCCCTGGCTCTTGACGGAG CGGCTCGTGGTGAAGCCAGATCAACTCATCAAGCGTCGAGGGAAGCTTGGCCTGGTGGGCGTCGACCTGGACCTGCAAGGCGTCAGAGAATGGCTGAAGTCCCGCCTCATGAAAGAGACCACT GTGGGAAAGGCTAAAGGTGTGCTGAGGAACTTCCTCGTCGAGCCTTTtgttccacacacacag gaggaggagtattatgtgtgtatttatgctACGCGTGAGGGCGACCATGTGCTCTTCCATCACGAGGGGGGAGTGGACATCGGAGACGTGGACGCCAAGGCCCAGAGGCTGATGGTAGCCGTGGACGACAAGCTGAGGGAGGACCAAGTCAGAGAGGAGCTCCTCACACACGTTCCTGAAGACAAGAAGGA AGTCCTGTCCAGTTTCTTAGTGGGTCTCTTCAACTTGTACGAGGATCTGTACTTCACCTACCTTGAGATTAATCCTTTAG TTGTCAACAAAGATGGAGTGTATGTTCTCGACATGGCAGCCAAGATCGACGCCACCGCCGATTACATCTGCAAGGCTAAGTGGGGAGACGTGGAGTTTCCTCCGCCCTTCGGCAGAGAAGCGTATCCAGAG GAGGCGTACATCGCCGATCTGGATGCTAAGAGCGGCGCCAGCCTGAAGCTGACCCTGCTGAACCCTCGTGGAAGGATCTGGACCATGGTGGCTGGGGGAGGAGCTTCAGTGGTCTACAG CGACACCATCTGTGACCTGGGTGGGGTGGACGAGCTGGCCAACTACGGCGAGTACTCCGGGGCGCCCAGCGAGCAGCAGACCTACGACTACGCCAAGACCATTCTGTCTCTCATGACCCGGGAGAAACACCCTCAGG GGAAGGTGCTGATCGTCGGGGGGAGCATTGCCAACTTCACCAACGTAGCAGCGACATTCAAG gGCATCGTCAGGGCCATCAAAGACTATCAGGGTCCCCTGAAGGAGCACGAGGTCACCATCTTTGTCCGCCGTGGGGGGCCCAACTACCAGGAGGGgttgagggtgatgggggaagTCG GTAAGACCACCGGGATCCCCATCCACGTCTTCGGCACAGAGACCCACATGACGGCCATCGTCGGCATGGCGCTGGGCCACCGGCCAATCCCGAACCAGCCCCCGATGGACGCGCACACCGCCAACTTCCTGCTCAATGCCAGCAGCGGTCCAATG actccAGCTGCCACCAGGACCGCCTCCTTCTCTGAACCCAGGAGTCCCACTGAGGTCTCCCCCGCCAAAAAACCCAAAGCAGGCCCTCCACCAG CCAAAGCCACCACGCTGTTCAGGAAGCAAACCAAGGCCATCATCTGGGGCATGCAGACCCGCGCCGTCCAGGGAATGATGGACTTCGACTACGTGTGTTCTCGGGACGAGCCCTCTGTGGCCGCCATGGTCTACCCCTTCAC TGGCGATCACAAGCAGAAGTTCTACTGGGGCCACAAGGAGATCCTGCTGCCGGTCTACAAGAACATGGCCGACGCCACGAAGAAGCACCCGGAGGTGGACGTCCTGATCAGCTTTGCTTCGTTACGCTCAGCCTTTGACAGCACGATGGAGGCCATGCAGTTCCCTCAG ATCCGCACCATCTCCATCATCGCTGAGGGCATCCCTGAAGCTCAGACCAGGAAGATGATCAAGGTGGCTGACGAGAAAGGCGTGACCATCATCGGCCCTGCGACC GTCGGAGGCATCAAGCCGGGCTGCTTTAAGATCGGTAACACCGGCGGCATGCTGGACAACATCCTGGCCTCCAAGCTGTATCGTCCCGGTAGCGTGGCGTATGTGTCGCGCTCGGGGGGCATGTCCAATGAGCTGAACAACATCATCTCCCGCACCACGGATGGCGTCTATGAGGGCGTGGCCATCGGCGGCGACAG GTATCCTGGCTCCACCTTCATGGACCACGTCCTGCGGTACCAGGACACGCCAGGGGTTGAGATGATCGTGGTGCTGGGAGAG ATTGGAGGCACAGAGGAATACAGGATCTGTCAGGGCATCATCGAGGGCAGGATCACCAAACCTGTGGTGTGCTGGTGCATCGGGACCTGTGCCACCATGTTCTCCTCTgag GTCCAGTTCGGTCACGCCGGCGCCTGTGCCAACCAGGCCTCTGAGACGGCGCTGGCCAAGAACCAGGCCCTGAGGGACGCGGGGGCTTACGTACCCAAGAGCTTTGATGAGCTGGGAAACGTCATCAG AACTGTTTACGATGAACTGGTGGCCAACGGTACCATCGTTCCTGCCCAGGAGGTGCCTCCCCCAACGGTACCGATGGATTACTCCTGGGCCAGG GAGCTGGGTCTGATCCGTAAACCGGCGTCCTTCATGACCAGCATCTGTGACGAGCGAGGCCAGGAGCTGATCTACGCTGGGATGCCCATCACAGAGGTCTTCAAGGAGGAGATGGGTTTGGGGGGCGTGCTGGGTCTGCTCTGGTTCCAGCGCAG GCTGCCGCGCTACGCCTGCCAGTTCATCGAGATGTGTCTGATGGTGACCGCCGACCACGGGCCGGCCGTCTCCGGCGCTCACAACACCATCGTCTGCGCTCGAGCGGGAAAAGACCTCATCTCCAGCCTCACCTCCGGCCTGCTCACCATC GGCGACCGCTTCGGAGGTGCTCTGGACGCCGCTGCCAAGCAGTTCAGCAAGGCGTTCGACAGCGGCATGCTCCCGATGGAGTTCGTCAACAAGATGAAGAAGGACGGCAAGCTGATCATGGGCATCGGCCACAGGGTCAAGTCG GTCAACAACCCCGACATGCGTGTGCAGATCCTGAAGGACTTTGTGAAGCAGCATTTCACCTCCACCCAGCTGCTGGACTACGCCCTGGACGTTGAGAAGATCACCACCTCCAAG AAACCCAACCTGATCCTCAACGTGGACGGGTTCATTGGCGTTGCCTTCGTGGACCTGCTCAGGACGTGTGGCGGCTTCACGCG AGACGAGGCGG
- the LOC137588276 gene encoding ATP-citrate synthase isoform X2, with the protein MSAKAISEQTGKEFLFKHLCTSAALQNRFRYANVSADTDWARLTQEHPWLLTERLVVKPDQLIKRRGKLGLVGVDLDLQGVREWLKSRLMKETTVGKAKGVLRNFLVEPFVPHTQEEEYYVCIYATREGDHVLFHHEGGVDIGDVDAKAQRLMVAVDDKLREDQVREELLTHVPEDKKEVLSSFLVGLFNLYEDLYFTYLEINPLVVNKDGVYVLDMAAKIDATADYICKAKWGDVEFPPPFGREAYPEEAYIADLDAKSGASLKLTLLNPRGRIWTMVAGGGASVVYSDTICDLGGVDELANYGEYSGAPSEQQTYDYAKTILSLMTREKHPQGKVLIVGGSIANFTNVAATFKGIVRAIKDYQGPLKEHEVTIFVRRGGPNYQEGLRVMGEVGKTTGIPIHVFGTETHMTAIVGMALGHRPIPNQPPMDAHTANFLLNASSGPMTPAATRTASFSEPRSPTEVSPAKKPKAGPPPDGLHSVLWPQKNVVTDDWTAKATTLFRKQTKAIIWGMQTRAVQGMMDFDYVCSRDEPSVAAMVYPFTGDHKQKFYWGHKEILLPVYKNMADATKKHPEVDVLISFASLRSAFDSTMEAMQFPQIRTISIIAEGIPEAQTRKMIKVADEKGVTIIGPATVGGIKPGCFKIGNTGGMLDNILASKLYRPGSVAYVSRSGGMSNELNNIISRTTDGVYEGVAIGGDRYPGSTFMDHVLRYQDTPGVEMIVVLGEIGGTEEYRICQGIIEGRITKPVVCWCIGTCATMFSSEVQFGHAGACANQASETALAKNQALRDAGAYVPKSFDELGNVIRTVYDELVANGTIVPAQEVPPPTVPMDYSWARELGLIRKPASFMTSICDERGQELIYAGMPITEVFKEEMGLGGVLGLLWFQRRLPRYACQFIEMCLMVTADHGPAVSGAHNTIVCARAGKDLISSLTSGLLTIGDRFGGALDAAAKQFSKAFDSGMLPMEFVNKMKKDGKLIMGIGHRVKSVNNPDMRVQILKDFVKQHFTSTQLLDYALDVEKITTSKKPNLILNVDGFIGVAFVDLLRTCGGFTRDEADEFVEIGALNGIFVLGRSMGFIGHYLDQKRLKQGLYRHPWDDISYVLPEHMSM; encoded by the exons ATGTCGGCGAAAGCCATCTCCGAGCAGACAGGAAAGGAGTTCCTGTTTAAGCACCTCTGCACCTCGGCGGCCCTGCAGAACCGCTTCCGGTATGCCAACGTCAGCGCCGACACAGACTGGGCCCGCCTCACCCAGGAGCACCCCTGGCTCTTGACGGAG CGGCTCGTGGTGAAGCCAGATCAACTCATCAAGCGTCGAGGGAAGCTTGGCCTGGTGGGCGTCGACCTGGACCTGCAAGGCGTCAGAGAATGGCTGAAGTCCCGCCTCATGAAAGAGACCACT GTGGGAAAGGCTAAAGGTGTGCTGAGGAACTTCCTCGTCGAGCCTTTtgttccacacacacag gaggaggagtattatgtgtgtatttatgctACGCGTGAGGGCGACCATGTGCTCTTCCATCACGAGGGGGGAGTGGACATCGGAGACGTGGACGCCAAGGCCCAGAGGCTGATGGTAGCCGTGGACGACAAGCTGAGGGAGGACCAAGTCAGAGAGGAGCTCCTCACACACGTTCCTGAAGACAAGAAGGA AGTCCTGTCCAGTTTCTTAGTGGGTCTCTTCAACTTGTACGAGGATCTGTACTTCACCTACCTTGAGATTAATCCTTTAG TTGTCAACAAAGATGGAGTGTATGTTCTCGACATGGCAGCCAAGATCGACGCCACCGCCGATTACATCTGCAAGGCTAAGTGGGGAGACGTGGAGTTTCCTCCGCCCTTCGGCAGAGAAGCGTATCCAGAG GAGGCGTACATCGCCGATCTGGATGCTAAGAGCGGCGCCAGCCTGAAGCTGACCCTGCTGAACCCTCGTGGAAGGATCTGGACCATGGTGGCTGGGGGAGGAGCTTCAGTGGTCTACAG CGACACCATCTGTGACCTGGGTGGGGTGGACGAGCTGGCCAACTACGGCGAGTACTCCGGGGCGCCCAGCGAGCAGCAGACCTACGACTACGCCAAGACCATTCTGTCTCTCATGACCCGGGAGAAACACCCTCAGG GGAAGGTGCTGATCGTCGGGGGGAGCATTGCCAACTTCACCAACGTAGCAGCGACATTCAAG gGCATCGTCAGGGCCATCAAAGACTATCAGGGTCCCCTGAAGGAGCACGAGGTCACCATCTTTGTCCGCCGTGGGGGGCCCAACTACCAGGAGGGgttgagggtgatgggggaagTCG GTAAGACCACCGGGATCCCCATCCACGTCTTCGGCACAGAGACCCACATGACGGCCATCGTCGGCATGGCGCTGGGCCACCGGCCAATCCCGAACCAGCCCCCGATGGACGCGCACACCGCCAACTTCCTGCTCAATGCCAGCAGCGGTCCAATG actccAGCTGCCACCAGGACCGCCTCCTTCTCTGAACCCAGGAGTCCCACTGAGGTCTCCCCCGCCAAAAAACCCAAAGCAGGCCCTCCACCAG ACGGTCTTCATTCTGTTCTGTGGCCGCAGAAGAATGTGGTCACAGACGATTGGACAG CCAAAGCCACCACGCTGTTCAGGAAGCAAACCAAGGCCATCATCTGGGGCATGCAGACCCGCGCCGTCCAGGGAATGATGGACTTCGACTACGTGTGTTCTCGGGACGAGCCCTCTGTGGCCGCCATGGTCTACCCCTTCAC TGGCGATCACAAGCAGAAGTTCTACTGGGGCCACAAGGAGATCCTGCTGCCGGTCTACAAGAACATGGCCGACGCCACGAAGAAGCACCCGGAGGTGGACGTCCTGATCAGCTTTGCTTCGTTACGCTCAGCCTTTGACAGCACGATGGAGGCCATGCAGTTCCCTCAG ATCCGCACCATCTCCATCATCGCTGAGGGCATCCCTGAAGCTCAGACCAGGAAGATGATCAAGGTGGCTGACGAGAAAGGCGTGACCATCATCGGCCCTGCGACC GTCGGAGGCATCAAGCCGGGCTGCTTTAAGATCGGTAACACCGGCGGCATGCTGGACAACATCCTGGCCTCCAAGCTGTATCGTCCCGGTAGCGTGGCGTATGTGTCGCGCTCGGGGGGCATGTCCAATGAGCTGAACAACATCATCTCCCGCACCACGGATGGCGTCTATGAGGGCGTGGCCATCGGCGGCGACAG GTATCCTGGCTCCACCTTCATGGACCACGTCCTGCGGTACCAGGACACGCCAGGGGTTGAGATGATCGTGGTGCTGGGAGAG ATTGGAGGCACAGAGGAATACAGGATCTGTCAGGGCATCATCGAGGGCAGGATCACCAAACCTGTGGTGTGCTGGTGCATCGGGACCTGTGCCACCATGTTCTCCTCTgag GTCCAGTTCGGTCACGCCGGCGCCTGTGCCAACCAGGCCTCTGAGACGGCGCTGGCCAAGAACCAGGCCCTGAGGGACGCGGGGGCTTACGTACCCAAGAGCTTTGATGAGCTGGGAAACGTCATCAG AACTGTTTACGATGAACTGGTGGCCAACGGTACCATCGTTCCTGCCCAGGAGGTGCCTCCCCCAACGGTACCGATGGATTACTCCTGGGCCAGG GAGCTGGGTCTGATCCGTAAACCGGCGTCCTTCATGACCAGCATCTGTGACGAGCGAGGCCAGGAGCTGATCTACGCTGGGATGCCCATCACAGAGGTCTTCAAGGAGGAGATGGGTTTGGGGGGCGTGCTGGGTCTGCTCTGGTTCCAGCGCAG GCTGCCGCGCTACGCCTGCCAGTTCATCGAGATGTGTCTGATGGTGACCGCCGACCACGGGCCGGCCGTCTCCGGCGCTCACAACACCATCGTCTGCGCTCGAGCGGGAAAAGACCTCATCTCCAGCCTCACCTCCGGCCTGCTCACCATC GGCGACCGCTTCGGAGGTGCTCTGGACGCCGCTGCCAAGCAGTTCAGCAAGGCGTTCGACAGCGGCATGCTCCCGATGGAGTTCGTCAACAAGATGAAGAAGGACGGCAAGCTGATCATGGGCATCGGCCACAGGGTCAAGTCG GTCAACAACCCCGACATGCGTGTGCAGATCCTGAAGGACTTTGTGAAGCAGCATTTCACCTCCACCCAGCTGCTGGACTACGCCCTGGACGTTGAGAAGATCACCACCTCCAAG AAACCCAACCTGATCCTCAACGTGGACGGGTTCATTGGCGTTGCCTTCGTGGACCTGCTCAGGACGTGTGGCGGCTTCACGCG AGACGAGGCGG